The Streptococcus oralis region TATTGATCCTTATGAACTGAATGACAGCCTAATCAATAACTATCTCTCTTAATCATAATCAAATATCAATAGAATGCAAGGAAAAAGTCTCATCCCTAAACCATAGTCAACATAGTGAGAAGTCTGGAACTTTCATCCCAGACTTTTCCTTATTTATTTTTTCTTTTTATTGTTAGCAAGGGCTGCCTTTTGTTGGCGGATGATTTGGTGGTAAACTTGTTGTACCTTAGCTTCGCTTGGTTTTTGACCATTTGCACTCAAAAGAGTACGAACTGCTTCAGCATTCAAACGTGGGTTGTCAGCGAATTCTTTTTCGATTTGCTTACGAATCAAGTACATTCCCCCAAGAGCTCCTCCTAGAAAAGCTAGCACAATCAATACAATTGCTAAAAGTAAATCCATCATTTTTCTCCTGTTTCTTTTTGAGTCTCTTTCATTATACCACAAACTAGCCACCCTGACTAGTTTGTTTTACGCTTTCAGAGATGAGTAAGCTGTAATTAAAGTTGGCTTATCTTTCTAGTCAAAACTAGAAAGAATATAAAAAATACACTCTCTTACCATTCGTTTCCTCCACTTTTTTAATACAAAACAATATCAAATATATATCCTTCTCTAATCCTCTTGACAACACTTCATTAGCTGGTAAAATTAGATTAACAATACAATATAGAAACAAAAGTTCGCCTCATTAAAAATGAAAGCGCTTTTAATTAATAAAGGAGGTTTCTATGGAAAAAATTTGGAAGGAGAAATCCTGTCGCTACAGTATTCGAAAGCTAACAGTCGGCACAGCCTCTGTTTTGCTTGGAGCGGTTTTTCTAGCTAGTCATACCGTCTCTGCTGATACTATTGAAGTACAGCAAAACGAGCCTGCATTAGAGAAAACTACAGTTAAGACAGACACTATAACAAAAGCAAGTGAATCAACTGAGCATACACAGTCAAACGTGCCAATTGATCATAAAAAACCAGTTCTAGCTAATAATAGTTCTTCTGAAAGCAAACCCGCTAATGCTGATGTTACTTCTGCTACAACTAATCAAGCCAGTACTGAGGCTATTGTAAAACCTAATGAAAATAAGGAAACCGAAAAACCAGAACTACCTGTGACAGAACAAAGCAACTATCAGCTAAACTATGATCGACCAACAGCTCCTTCCTATGATGGCTGGGAAAAACAAGCACTCCCAGTTGGGAATGGTGAAATGGGTGCTAAGGTTTTTGGTCTCATCGGCGAGGAGAGAATCCAATACAACGAAAAAACTCTTTGGTCAGGTGGTCCGCGTCCCGACAGTACCGACTATAACGGAGGAAACTATCAGGAACGGTATAAAATTTTAGCAGAAATTCGTAAGGCTCTTGAAGACGGAGATCGCCAAAAAGCCAAACGATTAGCTGAACAAAATCTAGTTGGACCAAACAACGCCCAGTATGGACGTTATCTAGCCTTTGGTGATATCTTCATGGTCTTCAATAACCAGAAAAAGGGGCTGGATACAGTTACAGACTATCACCGTGGTTTGGATATCACAGAAGCCACTACTACAACTTCTTACACCCAAGATGGAACGACCTTTAAAAGAGAAACCTTCTCAAGTTACCCTGATGATGTCACCGTGACCCACTTGACCCAAAAAGGGGACAAAAAACTTGATTTTACAGTTTGGAATAGCTTAACAGAAGATTTACTTGCTAACGGAAACTACTCAGCGGAATATTCTAACTACAAGAGTGGCCATGTTACGACAGACCCAAATGGTATCCTACTAAAAGGTACAGTCAAAGATAATGGCCTCCAGTTCGCATCCTATCTAGGAATTAAAACGGACGGAAAAGTTACTGTCCATGAGGATAGTTTAACAATCACAGGAGCTAGCTACGCTACGCTTTTACTCAGTGCCAAGACTAACTTTGCTCAGAATCCAAAAACAAACTATCGCAAAGACATTGACCTCGAAAAAACAGTTAAAGGCATTGTAGAAGCAGCTAGGGGCAAAGACTACGAGACACTTAAAAAGAACCATATCAAAGACTATCAAAGCCTCTTTAACCGCGTCAAACTAAACCTAGGTGGAAGCAATGCTGCTCAAACGACAAAAGAGGCCCTTCAGACCTATAACCCTAGCAAAGGGCAAAAACTGGAAGAACTCTTCTTCCAATACGGACGTTATTTATTGATTAGTTCATCTCGTGATCGGACAGATGCCCTTCCTGCCAACCTACAAGGAGTCTGGAATGCCGTAGACAATCCACCTTGGAACGCTGACTACCACCTCAATGTCAACTTGCAAATGAACTATTGGCCAGCCTACATGAGCAATCTAGCTGAAACAGCCAAGCCAATGATCAATTACATTGACGATATGCGTTACTATGGCCGTATCGCTGCTAAGGAATACGCCGGTATCGAATCCAAAGATGGACAAGAAAATGGTTGGCTGGTCCACACTCAAGCAACACCTTTTGGCTGGACTACTCCGGGTTGGAATTACTATTGGGGTTGGTCGCCAGCAGCTAATGCTTGGATGATGCAGAACGTTTATGACTACTATAAATTCACCAAGGATGAGACTTATCTCAAAGAAAAGATCTATCCAATGCTCAAGGAAACTGCTAAGTTCTGGAACTCCTTCTTGCACTATGACCAGGCCAGTGACCGTTGGGTGTCTTCTCCATCCTACTCACCAGAACACGGTACCATCACCATCGGAAACACCTTTGACCAGTCGCTAGTCTGGCAGCTATTCCATGACTACATGGAAGTTGCCAACCATCTGAAAGTCGACCAAGACTTAGTCACAGAGATCAAGGCTAAATTTGACAAACTAAAACCACTTCACATTAACAAAGAAGGACGTATCAAGGAATGGTACGAAGAAGACAGTCCACAATTCACTAATGAAGGCATTGAAAATAACCACCGCCACGTTTCCCATCTGGTAGGTCTCTTCCCAGGTACGCTCTTTAGCAAGGATCAGGCTGAATACTTAGAAGCTGCGCGTGCTACCCTCAATCACCGTGGAGATGGTGGTACTGGTTGGTCTAAGGCCAATAAAATCAACCTCTGGGCTCGTCTCTTAGACGGTAACCGTGCCCATCGCCTGCTTGCTGAACAGCTCAAATATTCAACCCTAGAAAACCTTTGGGATACGCACGCACCTTTCCAAATCGATGGAAACTTTGGAGCAACCAGTGGAATTGCAGAAATGCTTCTTCAATCACACACTGGCTACATTGCACCATTGCCAGCCCTTCCAGATGCTTGGAAAGACGGTCAGGTTTCTGGTCTGGTTGCTCGCGGTAACTTTGAAGTCAGCATGAAGTGGAAAGATAAAAACCTGCAAAGCTTGTCCTTCCTTTCAAATGTCGGTGGAGACCTAGTTGTAGATTATCCAAATATCGAAGCCAGTCAGGTTAAGGTTAATGGTAAATCTGTCAAAGCAACTGTTCTGAAAGATGGCCGCATTCAACTGGCAACACAAAAAGGTGATGTCATTACCTTTGAACATTTCCCTGGTCGTGTAACCAGTCTGACAGCAGTTAGACAAAATGGAGTCACTGCCGAACTCACCTTCAACCAAGTAGAAGGCGCTACCCACTATGTTATCCAAAGACAAGTGAAAGACGAATCTGGCCAAACCTCTGCAAGCAGAGAATTTGTGACCAATCAAACCCATTTTATCGACCGTTCACTCGACCCTCAACTCGTCTACACTTATACTGTTAAGGCTATGCTGGGTAATGTTTCTACACAGGTATCCGAAAAGGTCAATGTCGAAACCTATAACCAATTGATGGATGACCGTGATAGCCGAATCCAATACGGTTCTGCATTTGGAAACTGGGCAGACTCAGAATTATTTGGAGGAACAGAGAAGTTTGCCGACCTTTCACTAGGTAACTATACAGATAAAGATGCGACAGCAACCATTCCTTTCAATGGTGTTGGCATTGAAATCTATGGTCTCAAATCATCTCAATTAGGAATCGCTGAAGTCAAAATCGATGGTAAATCAGTCGGTGAACTGGACTTCTATACTGCAGGTGCAACTGAAAAAGGTAGCCTTATCGGTCGCTTCACAGGATTGTCAGATGGTGCTCATGTGATGACTATCACTGTAAAACAAGAGCATAAACACCGTGGCAGTGAGCGCTCCAAAATTTCCTTAGACTACTTTAAAGTTTTACCGGGACAAGGAACAACTATTGAAAAAATGGATGACCGTGACTCTCGCATTCAATACGGATCTCAATTCAAAGATTGGAGCGATACTGAATTATATAAGAGCACAGAAAAATATGCGGACATCAATAACGCCGACCCAAGTACTGTTTCAGAAGCTCAGGCAACCATTCCATTTACTGGAACAGGTATTCGAATTTACGGACTTAAAACATCCGCTCTCGGAAAAGCTCTCGTGACACTGGATGGAAAAGAAATGCCAAGTCTAGACTTCTACACTGCTGGCGCTACCGAAAAGGCAACCTTAATTGGAGAATTTACTAATCTGACCGATGGTAATCATATTTTGACATTGAAAGTTGATCCAAATTCACCAGCAGGTCGCAAGAAAATTTCTCTAGATTCATTTGATGTGATTAAGGCTCCAGCTGTAAGCTTGGATAGTCCAAGTATCGCACCACTTAAGGAAGGGGATAAAAACATCTCTTTAACTCTTCCAGCTGGAGATTGGGAAGCCATCGCTGTGACCTTCCCAGGCATCAAAGATCCACTCGTTTTACGCAGGATAGACGATAATCATCTAGTTACGACTGGAGATCAGACTGTCTTATCAATCCAAGATAATCAGGTACAAATCCCTATCCCTGACGAAACCAATCGAAAAATTGGAAATGCGATAGAAGCTTATTCTATCCAGGGAAATACAACAAGCAGTCCTGTAATAGCTGTCTTTACCAAAAAGGATGAGAAGAAGGTTGAGAATCAGCAGCCAACTACAAGCAAGGGAGATGACCCTGCTCCTATTGTAGAAATTCCTGAATACACTAAGCCTATCGGTACAGCTGGACAGGAACAACCGCCTACCGTTTCTATTCCTGAGTACACTGAGCCTATCGGCACAGCAGGACAAGAACTGCCACCTACTGTTTCTATCCCTGAATACACTCAACCTATCGGAACGGCTGGACAGGAACAACCGCCTACCGTTTCTATTCCTGAGTACACTGAGCCTATCGGAACTGCTGGACAGGAACAACCGCCTACTGTTTCTATCCCTGAATACACTAAACCTATCGGAACGGCTGGACAGGAACAACCGCCTACTGTTTCTATCCCTGAATACACTAAACCTATCGGAACGGCTGGACAGGAACAACCTCCTGTAGTAAATATTCCTGAGTACACTCAACCTATCGGCACAGCAGGACTAGAACAACCGCCTACTGTTTCTATCCCTGAGTACACTCAACCTGTCGGGACAGCGGGACAAGAACAAGCTCCTACTGTTTCTGTTCCTGAATATAAACTTCGTGTCTTAAAGGATGAAAAGACTAAAGTTGAAATTATTGGAGGAGCGACTGACTTAGAGGGAATTTCTCACATTTCTAGCAGACGCGTTTTAGCTCAAGAACTATTTGGTAAGACCTATGATGCTTACGATCTTCACCTTAAAAATTCAACAGATCATAGTTTACAACCAAAAGGAACTGTCTTGGTCCGCTTGCCTATTTCCTCAGCTGTCGAAAATGTCTACTACCTAACTCCATCAAAAGAGTTACAGGCACTCGATTTTACTATTCGCGAGGGAATGGCAGAATTTATGACTAGTCATTTCAGCACCTATGCAGTCGTTTATCAAGCTAATGGAGCATCAACTACTGCAAATCAAAAACCAAGTGAAACAGATATCAAACCATTAGCCAACAGCTCTGAGCAAGTTTCATCTAGTCCAGACCTTGTCCAATCTGCAAGTGCTTCTCCTAAAGAACAACTTCCAGCTACTGGTGAAACATCCAATCCACTACTATTCTTGTCAGGATTGAGTCTAGTCCTAACAGCAACTTTTCTACTTAAGAGCAAGAAGGATGAGTCCAACTAACTTTTAAGCACACAAAAACCAGGATGAAGATAAGCTTCATCCTGGTTTCTTTTATCAATAAAAGATTATTTTTTTACAGTAGGTATAAAATTGCTAGTGTAAAGAGACTTGCTAATAGCCCCACTCCCCAAAAGAAGAAGTCGACCTTCCACTCGCTCCAAGGACTTCCCTTACCAGACAATCCTCCAAGCTCAAAATGATGATGCACAGGCGTCATACGGAAAATACGTTTACCACCTGTCAGTTTAAAATAACTGACTTGCATCATGACCGAAGTTGTTTCAAAGACATAAACAATTCCGATAATCAAGAGAGTCCATTCTTGGTGGAGGGCCATAGAGATAGCTGCCAACATTCCACCTAGGGCCAAACTTCCCACATCCCCCATAAAGACTTTAGCAGGCTTATGGTTAAAGACGAAGAAACCAAGCAAACCACCAATCATGGCAAGAATCACTAGAAGGATATCCATCTGACCTTGCACATAGGCAATAACTCCATAGGCAGACAAGCTAATCACAACGGAAATACTAGCTAGACCGTCAATACCATCTGTCAAGTTGACTGCGTTTGAAAAACCAACTAGCCAGAAAAGAGCGAAGATAATATAGAAAATCCCTAAATGCACTTGGTAGCCAAAGACAGAGAGCATATCGCCCCCACGCTCATAAAAAAGGTAGAAAATGACGCCACCTAGCAGCTGAAGAGCCAATTTCTGTTTGGGGTTTAGCCCCTCATTGATCTTTCGGAAGACCTTGAGAAAGTCATCTAAAAAACCAACCAAGCCATACAAGACCAAAATAAACAAAATCATACCAACATTATTGGTCAATTGTTTCGAAAAAAGAGCGACGAGGAAACTCACCACAACTGCAGCAATGAGGAAAACAAGTCCCCCCATTGTAGGAGTCCCAGCTTTTGCCTGGTGCTGTTTAACATCCTCATGCATCTGCTGGCCTGTAATTTGCGCCTTTCTATAAAATTGGATAAAGGCCGGAATTCCTACTAAAGTTAGTAAAAATGTCACAATTCCAGCACTAATAGAAATAAACATATTAGTCTCCTAAAGTTAATTTAATTTTTTTAATGTTTTTGATAGCTGTATTAGTCCGAACATCTTGCTTCTGAACAACGGAACCTGAACCTTCAAATTCCAGTTCAATATCCAACCATTTAGCAAAGGTCTCGGCAGTCTCTTTTTTCCAGCCATACATGTCTGGAATTTCTTCTACCTTATCCGATAAAAGGAGAACTTGTTGGTTTGGTGCAAGATTGGTCCCTTCTTCTACAGAAGTCTCTTTAATCTTTGTTCCAGTACCTACAACGATTGGTTGCACAATATTTCGGCGTAAGGCTTCCGCCAACTCACCAGGTGAAATATCCTTGATGCTAGGCATTGCATAAGAAGATTCTGTCGTAACTTTATCTAAATTTTTGGCTGGAGATTGAAGATTGAGAGATTCTTTCATAGCTGAAGCCCGCTCCAAGATTGGGGTGGCAAATTCTCCCAACTGGATACCTGAATAATGCTCAGGCTGTTGAACCGTTACATACAAGATAAAATCAGGATTTTCAGCAGGATTCATAGTCACAACTGAGAAAATATAATTGGTAGAACCAACCAAGTATCCTCCATTTTTCTCATCAGCGATTTGAGCCGTACCGGATTTAACTGCTACATTTTGTCCAGGAACTGTTATAATTGGCTTTCCTGTGTAGTGATTATACATAGTTCCATATAGAGGGTCCGTCCCAACTAAGATCATGTGATTTCGAGTTGTGCTTGCTGCCTCTTTGGAAACAGGATTTCCTACTATTTCTTTTTGTGACTTACGTACAGACTGATTGTTAGTATCATAAATAGCACTTATAAATTTTGGCTCCAGCATAACTCCATCATTAGCAATAGCTGTAAAGGCACGAAGCATTTGTGTTTGTGTCACTGAAATTCCTTGCCCAAATGAGCTTTGAGCAATACTAACAATATTATCAGCTGGAAGTTGACCAGCGTATTCATCTGTCAAGCCAAAGCGAGTTGGAACCCCAAATTTAAAGCGTTTTAGATAATCCAACCAAGTAGCATCTCCCATTTTTTGTTCAAGTAGACTCATTCCAACATTACTGGAGTGAGCGAAACCTTGTAAGAAAGTCATCATACTACCAGTAGTCAAACCCTCATTAACATCCCAATCTCGAGTCGTCGCATCCGCCATTTTAAATTCACTGCTATTGAAGTATTCTCCACTTGGGAAGGTATTATTATCAATAGAAGAAGCTAACGTCATAACCTTCATGCCTGATCCTGGTTCATAGTTACTTTGATAAAGAATGTCACGCCAAACAAAGTCCTCAGTGATTCCTTCTTTAGTATCTGCATTAAAGGTAGGTCGTTGGGTGGTAGCGAGGATTTCACCTGTTTTAGCGCTGACCAAGGTAGCCGTCATATACTTGCCTTTTAGTTTTTCCTGAAAGGCGTCCATCTGCGTTTCCATAAAGGATTGCAAGGGACTAGAAAGGGTTGTGTATACATCCTTTCCATCTACCGTTTGTTGGGAAGCTTGATCTGTACCCGGAACAATATTTCCCAGACGATCTTTCTCATAGGTGATGATCCCATCTGTACCCGCCAGAATGTTATTTAAAGAACTCTCTAGACCAGAGGTTCCAATCAACCTTTTGGTGCCATCTTCATTTTCATGAAGTTGTGCTAAACCGATAAAGGAAGAAGCAAACTGTCCATTGGGATAACTGCGGTTAGGGCTAGTTGTAAAGTCAACCCCTTCAACCCCAGCTGTTTTGAGGTCATTTTTTATGGCCATCATATTGGCATAGGTGATCCCATTCCCCTTGGCTCCAAAAGATACCTGTTTCAGATCTGGTTGAGAAAGCTGTTCTTTGACATAAGACTCCTCCATATCTAGGTATTTATGGAAAATTTCAGCTACCTTATTAAATTGAGAATCCTCTACATAGAGTATCTTGCCAGTTGCTGACTTGTAGGTCTTGTCAATAACGGCATAGATATTATACGAAGTCGCATCCTCTGCAATAGGCGTTCCATTACGATCGTAGATGGTTCCCCGTTTTGCAGGAATCGTCTTGGTTGTTTGATGGACCTTGTTTGCTTCTTGAACCAAGTCCTTACCAAATTTTTTACCCGTTCCGATAATGACCGCAAAGTTGACCAAAAAGACAGCGAAGAGTATGACAGCCAATAAACTCAGGCTTTTCCCTACTCTTCGACGATTTTCTTCTGGAGATTTACGGTTACGAACGGCATAACGGATGATTTTTTCTTTCCACTGTTTCATTTCTTACTCCGCTGCTCGGATATTTTCGTTATTTAGCTGCAAATCCTTGGAATTTGCAATTTCTTTCAAACGTTCTGAACGAATCAATTCATTGACCTCTTGCTTGGCATCGTCTAGCTCGGTTTTCTTTTCTTCGATTTGAGCATTGACCTTGGTCAATTCATTCTGAACTTGTAGTAGCTTGGTCTGCATAAACACAACGCTAATTGCCAGGATAATCATTGTTGCAGCAATCGAAACATAGAAGGCCTTTTCCACACGTGAAAAACCCTTAAACTTCGATTGCAATAACTGGCTTGTTTTTTCGATTCTTTCTGCCATGTTTTTCCTCTTACTTGTGAATTTTTCTGGCCACGCGCAACTTGGCTGAATGCGAACGGTTGTTGGCTTCTAGCTCTTCGGCACTTGGCAAGATTGGCTTACGGGATACCAATTCCATCTTAGGCTTAAGATCATCTGGAATGAAGGGCAAGCCTTTGGGAACTTCCACTGTTGAAGCCTCCTTAAACAACTGCTTGGTCAAGCGGTCTTCCAGCGAATGGAAGGTAATGACCGAGATTCTACCATCCAGAGCCAGCATGTCCATGGCCTGCTGGATGGATTCATCTGCCGCACCCAGCTCATCATTGACTTCAATTCGGATAGCCTGGAAAATCTGCTTGGCAGGGTGCCCCTTTTTCTTGAGTTCCTTGGCAGGCTTGGCCGACTTGATAATCTCTGCCAACTCCGTCGTTGTCTCAATTGGTTTCACCTCACGCGCTTGCTCAATCTTACGAGCAATCTGTTTAGAAAACTTATCCTCACCATACTTGAAAAAGATCCGAACCAAGTCATGATAGTCATAATGATTGACCACCTCATAGGCTGTCAGACTAGCTTCCTGATTCATCCGCATATCCAGTGGCGCATCCTTTTTATAAGAAAAGCCACGCTCACGCTGATCTAGCTGAGGACTGGACACTCCCAAGTCATAACAAATTCCATCAATTTCCTGGACACCAGCCTCCTGCAAACGTGCCTGCAAATGACGGAAGTTATCCTTGATAAAGGTTACCATCCCCTTTTCGATATAGGGTGCCAACCGTTTTTGCGCATTATCAATGGCATTCTGGTCCTGGTCAAAGGCATAGAGATGCCCTTTTTCGCTCAATTTACTTAATAAATATTCGCTATGGCCTGCTCCACCCAAAGTCGCATCAACGTAGATACCGTCAGGTTTTACGTCAAGCATATCAATCGTTTCATGAAGCAAGACCGTTACATGATGAAATTCTTTTGTCATATCTTATCTATTTTACCACAAATCTGACCAGCTTGCACTTGTCAGACAAGGCTAAGTTTCTTCGAAAAAAATTCTCAAAAATATGTCATATATACTTGACACCTCATCTCCAAAAGAATATAATATAGTCAAATATATGCGACATACCAGAAAGGAGCCCCTATGAATCGTGTGAAAGAATTCCGCAAGGAACTGGGCATTTCCCAGCTCGAACTCGCCAAAGATATCGGTGTCTCGAGACAGACTATCAACATGATTGAAAACGACAAGTACAATCCAACCCTGGAACTCTGTCTCAATCTCGCCCGCAGCCTCCAAACTGACCTTAACAGTCTCTTTTGGGAAGACGATTTTTAGAAAAGGAGCAAACAAATGAAAAAAGAAACTCTCACTGGCAAACTTATCAAACGCACATATGGCATTTCTGGTCCCCTTGACGAACACAAACGGCGCGAGGCCGATCGTATCGGGAATCAGGTCTTTATCGTTCTCTTTTATCTCATGATATTTGGCAACCTCATCCCCTTTGTCCTTGCTTATAAATACCCGCAAATTGTCGCTATCGGCTATCCTCTCGTGGTGTTTGGTATTTCGATGATGGCTGCCCTCTATGTGGTCTCTCAAACCAAAAAAACGGGCATCACAGCTATTGATCCCGAAATGTTAAGTAAGAAAGAAAGTAAACAGCTACATTTTCCTGGTCTAAAAGCTGGTCTGATCTATGGCATGGGCATGTTCTTTGGAATACCGCTTCTGAATGTCCTAACCGATGATAGCAAGGATTATCTTGGTTCTCTTTTAAATACAGGACATTTTGTATCAACTATCCTAGCTACTTTCTTCTTCGGAGTGACCATACAAATTATCGTCTCTCTTCGCATTCGAAAAGCCAAGAAAGACCAAGAAAACGACTAGGAGGTTCCTTATGAAATCACTAGCTAAACTACTGATCAGTCATGTTTTTATCAGTATCTTTGTTACCTTTTTCCTACTTTCTGGACATATTGAGCATCCTTTCTTGATTATCTTTCTTTTATTCCTTCCTGTATTGAACAAGGGACAGAGATTCCAGAAAATCCAATCAAAAAAAATACGTCTTCTAAATGCATCTCTCTGTTTTATCCTCGTATCCTTTCCACAACTTTTAACAAATCCTACGGATTGGAGATACCTGGTATTTCTAATAATCTGTATCACTTTTAGTTTGGTTTACTTCTATACTCTCTATCAA contains the following coding sequences:
- a CDS encoding YneF family protein, which encodes MDLLLAIVLIVLAFLGGALGGMYLIRKQIEKEFADNPRLNAEAVRTLLSANGQKPSEAKVQQVYHQIIRQQKAALANNKKKK
- a CDS encoding SIALI-17 repeat-containing surface protein; protein product: MEKIWKEKSCRYSIRKLTVGTASVLLGAVFLASHTVSADTIEVQQNEPALEKTTVKTDTITKASESTEHTQSNVPIDHKKPVLANNSSSESKPANADVTSATTNQASTEAIVKPNENKETEKPELPVTEQSNYQLNYDRPTAPSYDGWEKQALPVGNGEMGAKVFGLIGEERIQYNEKTLWSGGPRPDSTDYNGGNYQERYKILAEIRKALEDGDRQKAKRLAEQNLVGPNNAQYGRYLAFGDIFMVFNNQKKGLDTVTDYHRGLDITEATTTTSYTQDGTTFKRETFSSYPDDVTVTHLTQKGDKKLDFTVWNSLTEDLLANGNYSAEYSNYKSGHVTTDPNGILLKGTVKDNGLQFASYLGIKTDGKVTVHEDSLTITGASYATLLLSAKTNFAQNPKTNYRKDIDLEKTVKGIVEAARGKDYETLKKNHIKDYQSLFNRVKLNLGGSNAAQTTKEALQTYNPSKGQKLEELFFQYGRYLLISSSRDRTDALPANLQGVWNAVDNPPWNADYHLNVNLQMNYWPAYMSNLAETAKPMINYIDDMRYYGRIAAKEYAGIESKDGQENGWLVHTQATPFGWTTPGWNYYWGWSPAANAWMMQNVYDYYKFTKDETYLKEKIYPMLKETAKFWNSFLHYDQASDRWVSSPSYSPEHGTITIGNTFDQSLVWQLFHDYMEVANHLKVDQDLVTEIKAKFDKLKPLHINKEGRIKEWYEEDSPQFTNEGIENNHRHVSHLVGLFPGTLFSKDQAEYLEAARATLNHRGDGGTGWSKANKINLWARLLDGNRAHRLLAEQLKYSTLENLWDTHAPFQIDGNFGATSGIAEMLLQSHTGYIAPLPALPDAWKDGQVSGLVARGNFEVSMKWKDKNLQSLSFLSNVGGDLVVDYPNIEASQVKVNGKSVKATVLKDGRIQLATQKGDVITFEHFPGRVTSLTAVRQNGVTAELTFNQVEGATHYVIQRQVKDESGQTSASREFVTNQTHFIDRSLDPQLVYTYTVKAMLGNVSTQVSEKVNVETYNQLMDDRDSRIQYGSAFGNWADSELFGGTEKFADLSLGNYTDKDATATIPFNGVGIEIYGLKSSQLGIAEVKIDGKSVGELDFYTAGATEKGSLIGRFTGLSDGAHVMTITVKQEHKHRGSERSKISLDYFKVLPGQGTTIEKMDDRDSRIQYGSQFKDWSDTELYKSTEKYADINNADPSTVSEAQATIPFTGTGIRIYGLKTSALGKALVTLDGKEMPSLDFYTAGATEKATLIGEFTNLTDGNHILTLKVDPNSPAGRKKISLDSFDVIKAPAVSLDSPSIAPLKEGDKNISLTLPAGDWEAIAVTFPGIKDPLVLRRIDDNHLVTTGDQTVLSIQDNQVQIPIPDETNRKIGNAIEAYSIQGNTTSSPVIAVFTKKDEKKVENQQPTTSKGDDPAPIVEIPEYTKPIGTAGQEQPPTVSIPEYTEPIGTAGQELPPTVSIPEYTQPIGTAGQEQPPTVSIPEYTEPIGTAGQEQPPTVSIPEYTKPIGTAGQEQPPTVSIPEYTKPIGTAGQEQPPVVNIPEYTQPIGTAGLEQPPTVSIPEYTQPVGTAGQEQAPTVSVPEYKLRVLKDEKTKVEIIGGATDLEGISHISSRRVLAQELFGKTYDAYDLHLKNSTDHSLQPKGTVLVRLPISSAVENVYYLTPSKELQALDFTIREGMAEFMTSHFSTYAVVYQANGASTTANQKPSETDIKPLANSSEQVSSSPDLVQSASASPKEQLPATGETSNPLLFLSGLSLVLTATFLLKSKKDESN
- the mraY gene encoding phospho-N-acetylmuramoyl-pentapeptide-transferase; the encoded protein is MFISISAGIVTFLLTLVGIPAFIQFYRKAQITGQQMHEDVKQHQAKAGTPTMGGLVFLIAAVVVSFLVALFSKQLTNNVGMILFILVLYGLVGFLDDFLKVFRKINEGLNPKQKLALQLLGGVIFYLFYERGGDMLSVFGYQVHLGIFYIIFALFWLVGFSNAVNLTDGIDGLASISVVISLSAYGVIAYVQGQMDILLVILAMIGGLLGFFVFNHKPAKVFMGDVGSLALGGMLAAISMALHQEWTLLIIGIVYVFETTSVMMQVSYFKLTGGKRIFRMTPVHHHFELGGLSGKGSPWSEWKVDFFFWGVGLLASLFTLAILYLL
- the pbp2X gene encoding penicillin-binding protein PBP2X, translated to MKQWKEKIIRYAVRNRKSPEENRRRVGKSLSLLAVILFAVFLVNFAVIIGTGKKFGKDLVQEANKVHQTTKTIPAKRGTIYDRNGTPIAEDATSYNIYAVIDKTYKSATGKILYVEDSQFNKVAEIFHKYLDMEESYVKEQLSQPDLKQVSFGAKGNGITYANMMAIKNDLKTAGVEGVDFTTSPNRSYPNGQFASSFIGLAQLHENEDGTKRLIGTSGLESSLNNILAGTDGIITYEKDRLGNIVPGTDQASQQTVDGKDVYTTLSSPLQSFMETQMDAFQEKLKGKYMTATLVSAKTGEILATTQRPTFNADTKEGITEDFVWRDILYQSNYEPGSGMKVMTLASSIDNNTFPSGEYFNSSEFKMADATTRDWDVNEGLTTGSMMTFLQGFAHSSNVGMSLLEQKMGDATWLDYLKRFKFGVPTRFGLTDEYAGQLPADNIVSIAQSSFGQGISVTQTQMLRAFTAIANDGVMLEPKFISAIYDTNNQSVRKSQKEIVGNPVSKEAASTTRNHMILVGTDPLYGTMYNHYTGKPIITVPGQNVAVKSGTAQIADEKNGGYLVGSTNYIFSVVTMNPAENPDFILYVTVQQPEHYSGIQLGEFATPILERASAMKESLNLQSPAKNLDKVTTESSYAMPSIKDISPGELAEALRRNIVQPIVVGTGTKIKETSVEEGTNLAPNQQVLLLSDKVEEIPDMYGWKKETAETFAKWLDIELEFEGSGSVVQKQDVRTNTAIKNIKKIKLTLGD
- the ftsL gene encoding cell division protein FtsL, whose translation is MAERIEKTSQLLQSKFKGFSRVEKAFYVSIAATMIILAISVVFMQTKLLQVQNELTKVNAQIEEKKTELDDAKQEVNELIRSERLKEIANSKDLQLNNENIRAAE
- the rsmH gene encoding 16S rRNA (cytosine(1402)-N(4))-methyltransferase RsmH, with translation MTKEFHHVTVLLHETIDMLDVKPDGIYVDATLGGAGHSEYLLSKLSEKGHLYAFDQDQNAIDNAQKRLAPYIEKGMVTFIKDNFRHLQARLQEAGVQEIDGICYDLGVSSPQLDQRERGFSYKKDAPLDMRMNQEASLTAYEVVNHYDYHDLVRIFFKYGEDKFSKQIARKIEQAREVKPIETTTELAEIIKSAKPAKELKKKGHPAKQIFQAIRIEVNDELGAADESIQQAMDMLALDGRISVITFHSLEDRLTKQLFKEASTVEVPKGLPFIPDDLKPKMELVSRKPILPSAEELEANNRSHSAKLRVARKIHK
- a CDS encoding helix-turn-helix transcriptional regulator; translated protein: MNRVKEFRKELGISQLELAKDIGVSRQTINMIENDKYNPTLELCLNLARSLQTDLNSLFWEDDF
- a CDS encoding DUF3278 domain-containing protein, with the protein product MKKETLTGKLIKRTYGISGPLDEHKRREADRIGNQVFIVLFYLMIFGNLIPFVLAYKYPQIVAIGYPLVVFGISMMAALYVVSQTKKTGITAIDPEMLSKKESKQLHFPGLKAGLIYGMGMFFGIPLLNVLTDDSKDYLGSLLNTGHFVSTILATFFFGVTIQIIVSLRIRKAKKDQEND